One window from the genome of Hoplias malabaricus isolate fHopMal1 chromosome 18, fHopMal1.hap1, whole genome shotgun sequence encodes:
- the purg gene encoding purine-rich element-binding protein gamma isoform X2, protein MMMADGSRGRGRPSAFPPPSCADVQELASKRVDVQKKRFYLDVKQSARGRFLKIAEVWLGRGRGGGGVRKSKLTLSMALAPELRCSLGGFIDCYARAGLRQTQQARHEDEHDEHDAGSDSPTPSDEHATVSAAQAQRVLKSELIERDNRKYYLDLKENQRGRFLRIRQTVGSGSTGSVGYYGSGAGGVAAEQTVVLPAQGLIEFRDALSQLIEDFGDDANGETDPTDHGRGEGEGGRALLPDAASFRVDNKRFYFDVGANRRGVFLKVSEVRQPHRSAITVPLKAWARFGESFMRYEEEMRRILACRAADRRTERRTEEHEHDD, encoded by the coding sequence atgatgatggcTGACGGGagcagaggaagagggaggCCGTCCGCGTTCCCGCCGCCGTCGTGCGCAGACGTGCAGGAGCTGGCGTCGAAGCGCGTGGATGTGCAGAAGAAGCGCTTCTACCTGGACGTGAAGCAGAGCGCGAGGGGCCGTTTCCTCAAGATCGCGGAGGTGTGGCTGGGCCGCGGGCGCGGAGGCGGCGGTGTGCGCAAAAGCAAACTCACGCTGTCCATGGCGCTCGCTCCCGAGCTCCGCTGCAGCTTAGGCGGCTTCATCGACTGCTACGCGCGCGCAGGACTCCGTCAGACTCAGCAGGCCAGGCACGAGGACGAGCACGACGAGCACGACGCCGGCTCCGACTCGCCGACGCCTTCCGACGAGCATGCGACGGTGTCGGCAGCGCAGGCGCAGAGAGTACTGAAGAGCGAGCTGATCGAACGCGACAATCGCAAGTACTACCTGGACCTGAAGGAAAACCAGCGCGGTCGGTTCCTGCGGATCAGGCAGACGGTAGGCAGTGGCAGCACAGGCAGCGTGGGCTATTACGGCTCTGGTGCTGGGGGTGTTGCGGCCGAGCAGACGGTTGTCCTACCTGCGCAGGGACTCATTGAGTTCCGCGATGCTCTCTCGCAGCTCATCGAAGACTTCGGCGACGACGCCAACGGCGAAACCGACCCCACGGACCATGGGCGCGGGGAAGGCGAGGGTGGACGTGCGCTCCTGCCCGACGCCGCGTCCTTCCGCGTGGACAACAAGCGCTTCTACTTTGATGTGGGCGCCAACCGACGTGGCGTCTTCCTGAAGGTGAGCGAGGTACGGCAGCCGCATCGCAGTGCCATCACTGTGCCACTGAAGGCATGGGCACGCTTCGGCGAAAGCTTCATGAGATACGAGGAGGAGATGCGGCGTATACTGGCCTGCCGTGCTGCTGACAGGAGGACGGAAAGACGCACAGAAGAACACGAGCATGACGACTGA